In a single window of the Agromyces sp. H17E-10 genome:
- a CDS encoding DUF5808 domain-containing protein: MTLFSILLGAVLVSLIAVSMLVMPALVRPTLPLGVSVPRSRVDEPVVRAAVRRYRVIVVVGWVAAIVVLVAVAPVEPSIALLASVLLFLVVSVVAYLVPRTAIQRAKRDQGWYDDVAVRIVADSAPAEVPRPPTGWFAVSLALLGVVSAIGIAGYDRVPDPLPVHWNAAGVADAYAEKSIWSVFGPLLIGGATVVGLYALSFLVRISPVRGLAADDRATNAARAFAVRSLTCSMLGRLMLGITAIFAWTSLLSWSDDVSPAVAAGGTIALVVVLLLVIVIFLWRYARAVRGAGAGGSTGDANAAAADAPDDDRHWKAGMVYVNADDPSFMVQKRFGVGWTVNLGHPAGVIAVVVLLALVVAALVVPLALA; this comes from the coding sequence ATGACCCTGTTCTCGATCCTGCTCGGGGCCGTCCTCGTCTCGCTCATCGCGGTGAGCATGCTCGTCATGCCCGCGCTCGTGCGGCCGACGCTGCCGCTCGGCGTGAGCGTGCCGCGCTCGCGCGTCGACGAACCGGTCGTGCGTGCCGCCGTGCGCCGCTACCGGGTGATCGTCGTCGTCGGTTGGGTCGCCGCGATCGTCGTGCTCGTGGCCGTCGCACCGGTGGAGCCGTCGATCGCGCTCCTCGCGTCGGTGCTGCTCTTCCTCGTCGTCTCGGTCGTCGCGTACCTCGTGCCGCGAACCGCGATCCAGCGCGCCAAGCGAGACCAGGGTTGGTACGACGACGTCGCGGTGCGCATCGTCGCCGACTCGGCGCCCGCCGAAGTCCCGCGCCCGCCGACGGGGTGGTTCGCCGTATCGCTCGCCCTGCTCGGCGTCGTGAGCGCGATCGGCATCGCGGGCTACGACCGGGTGCCCGATCCGCTGCCCGTGCACTGGAACGCCGCCGGCGTCGCCGACGCATATGCCGAGAAGAGCATCTGGTCGGTCTTCGGGCCCCTGCTCATCGGCGGCGCCACCGTCGTCGGGCTCTACGCACTCTCGTTCCTCGTGCGCATCTCGCCCGTGCGCGGGCTCGCCGCCGACGACCGGGCGACGAACGCCGCCCGCGCCTTCGCGGTGCGCAGCCTCACGTGCAGCATGCTCGGCCGGCTCATGCTCGGCATCACGGCGATCTTCGCGTGGACGTCACTGCTCTCGTGGAGCGACGACGTCTCGCCCGCCGTCGCCGCGGGCGGCACGATCGCGCTCGTCGTCGTGCTGCTGCTCGTCATCGTGATCTTCCTGTGGCGGTACGCACGCGCGGTCCGCGGTGCGGGCGCCGGCGGGTCGACGGGCGACGCGAATGCCGCAGCTGCGGACGCCCCCGACGACGACCGCCACTGGAAGGCCGGCATGGTCTACGTGAACGCCGACGACCCGTCGTTCATGGTGCAGAAGCGGTTCGGGGTCGGCTGGACGGTCAACCTCGGTCACCCGGCCGGCGTCATCGCCGTCGTCGTGCTGCTGGC